From Leifsonia sp. fls2-241-R2A-40a, one genomic window encodes:
- a CDS encoding OsmC family peroxiredoxin, producing the protein MAVTSASTTVWNGDLTSGSGTVTLDSSRAAELSVNWKARSEGGAEVTTPEELLGAAHAACFSMAFSNVLAQFGNAPESIRTTAAVTFDPAQGITGSHLTVTATVPGLSEEDFKRLADEAKRTCPVSRALVGIPITLEASLA; encoded by the coding sequence ATGGCAGTCACCAGCGCATCCACCACCGTCTGGAACGGCGATCTCACGAGCGGCTCCGGCACGGTGACCCTCGACTCGTCGCGTGCAGCTGAGCTCTCCGTCAACTGGAAGGCCCGCTCGGAAGGCGGTGCGGAGGTCACGACCCCCGAAGAGCTGCTGGGTGCGGCGCACGCCGCCTGCTTCTCCATGGCGTTCTCGAACGTCCTCGCTCAGTTCGGCAACGCGCCGGAGAGCATCCGGACCACCGCCGCCGTGACCTTCGACCCCGCCCAGGGCATCACCGGAAGCCACCTGACGGTCACCGCCACCGTGCCGGGCCTCTCGGAGGAGGACTTCAAGCGCCTCGCCGACGAGGCGAAGCGCACCTGCCCTGTCTCGCGAGCGCTGGTCGGCATCCCGATCACGCTCGAGGCGTCCCTCGCCTGA
- a CDS encoding DUF4395 domain-containing protein: MSQPDPLADRGVDPRSPRFGAGITSLLLLVDLFLSLVGATTAAFVLLLAIALLFAWGAFAGVQRHPYGFLYRRLLRPRLGPPRELEDPAPPTFAQAVGLLVTGLGLALGLAGVPFAVPVAATLAFIAAFLNSVFGYCLGCQLYLLLVRARVIRRRVEA; the protein is encoded by the coding sequence ATGTCTCAGCCTGATCCCCTTGCCGACCGCGGCGTCGACCCCCGATCCCCGCGCTTCGGCGCCGGGATCACCTCCCTTCTCCTGCTGGTCGATCTCTTCCTCTCGCTCGTCGGGGCGACCACGGCGGCTTTCGTGCTGCTGCTCGCCATCGCGCTGCTCTTCGCGTGGGGCGCGTTCGCCGGCGTGCAACGCCACCCGTACGGCTTCCTCTACCGGCGCCTGCTCCGGCCACGCCTCGGACCGCCCCGTGAGCTGGAGGATCCAGCACCGCCGACCTTCGCCCAGGCGGTCGGTCTGCTGGTCACCGGACTCGGGCTGGCGCTGGGGCTCGCCGGTGTCCCGTTCGCCGTTCCCGTCGCGGCGACGCTGGCCTTCATCGCTGCATTCCTCAACTCGGTCTTCGGATACTGCCTGGGCTGCCAGCTGTACCTGCTCCTGGTGCGAGCACGAGTGATCCGGCGCCGTGTCGAGGCGTGA